The segment ATCGGCATCGTCGTTCTCCTGTGCATGGTTCCGCGCGGCAAGGCTGCGGCCGCGCCGATACCCGATGGGGCCCAGACGCCCCGCCAGCAGATGCAGGACCTGCAGGATCTCTGGCAGGCTGAGCAGCAGGAATCGCGCCGGAGATCCTTGCAACAGGCCGTGCCGGCCGATGCGAATCCGGCTGCGGCAACCGACCTTGGCACGACGTGCCTGCAATGGCAATCCGTCGAGCTGAAGGGGCTCGACTTGCTGAGCGCCGGACAGAAGCAAACGCTGCTGGACGCGCTGCCCGCAGGTTGCGTGACCGCGCAGAGGCTCGGCGAGCTGACTCGCCTGATTACCGCGATGTTCCTGCAACAGGGCTATTTCCGCATCAACCTGGACTCGAGCCACGTCGGCCGGACGCTGACATGGACGGTCAGGCCGGCCAGGGTCGCGGCGATACGCAACGCCACGTCCTTGAATACGGCGAGCTTGTTCCCGGGCCTGATCGGGGAGCCGGTCAACGTGCACGATCTCGATCAGGGCCTCGAGCAGGCCAACCGGCTCCCCGGCCATCACGTGACGATGGACGTGTACCCCGATCGCAACGGGGATGTCGTCATTGCGCTGACGGACGTTCCCGCCGGGGCGGTGCATGGCTCGATCGGCTGGAACAACTTCGGTCCCGGCAGTACGGGCCGCGCGCAGGCCGTTGCCCAATTCAGCGTGTCCAATCCGACCGGCCTCGCGGACAGCCTCGCGTTCAATGCAACCAGCACGCTTCACACCGATCCGTCTCGTTACAGCCGCAGCGCGGGCGCGCTCTACAGCATTCCGTTCGGCCACTGGACATTCTCGGCGCTGGGTGGCGCGTCGGTCTATCGCACGCTCGCATCGCTGGTCATCCATACGGTTCGGCTCGACGGCAATTCATGGTTCGCGGGGCTGCGCGGCGAGTATGTGTTCTCCCGCGACGGCGCGCATATCAGCTCCGCGTATGGGCAACTGACGCGCGTGGTCGTGGAGAGCCGC is part of the Burkholderia ubonensis subsp. mesacidophila genome and harbors:
- a CDS encoding ShlB/FhaC/HecB family hemolysin secretion/activation protein yields the protein MQQAVPADANPAAATDLGTTCLQWQSVELKGLDLLSAGQKQTLLDALPAGCVTAQRLGELTRLITAMFLQQGYFRINLDSSHVGRTLTWTVRPARVAAIRNATSLNTASLFPGLIGEPVNVHDLDQGLEQANRLPGHHVTMDVYPDRNGDVVIALTDVPAGAVHGSIGWNNFGPGSTGRAQAVAQFSVSNPTGLADSLAFNATSTLHTDPSRYSRSAGALYSIPFGHWTFSALGGASVYRTLASLVIHTVRLDGNSWFAGLRGEYVFSRDGAHISSAYGQLTRVVVESRFMGSTLAIQSASLTTLAAGLNHTALVGRNVLGANLEYKQGLSWLGADKDAPGSGLPVSQFRKTTTSLSWSHAYQAYRQTLRFDHVLAAQYSADNLPPIEQMGITDRGSIRGFRNTYLTGDYGFYLRQTVSSPQHVASGMFSPYLGLDAGRVRQHGGQWRGAVSGTLGVAFDRKPWSADLAFSKGRTFAQFSGDAWDTEFMAQVVARF